GATGTGAGGCTTGAGGCTGTTTTCAAAGGCCAGAAATCTACAGCTTGTTACAACCTTGCTACAGTTGCATTAGAAAGAGGAACTCTAGCTCTCACTGTTTTCACCAGGATCCAAATTTCATGCCAACTGGCAAAGCATActtacagaaaaacacaaatagAGACAGATgcatgtgtacacacacacacatacacacggGTAATATCACAAGGTAATTTAATCTTCAGTTAGCAGTTTGTAAAAGCCAGTTATGTATTTTGGACACATACTTTGCCATTAAAGCAATAACTGACTCCCCAGACATCTGTCTAAGTTCAGATTGAGACTGGAACTGTTTGCAATTAAAAGATGCTCAAGAGGTGGGGTAGACAAGTTTGCCAATTACACTAAACTAGAGAAGGTGACCAACCAAGGAAATGGTAATATTAAGACTATCTAAATTAGTGTGACAACAAGATCAGAGGTCCAATTTGCACCTCATTTCCCTCATGTAGAAAAAAATTGCCTTGGAAATAAGATTGGGTACCTCTCAGCTCCTAGCAGCCCATGTGATATTCAAATCTGTCTGTTGGCATGTATGTGATCAGTTCAGTTTACAGCTCAGTTTCAGGTCAATTCTAAGCACTTATTGAAGGTAGCAGGAACATGGCTTACTGGGTATTTGTCACAACCTTCCTtatcctgtgctgcagggcatCTTCTCAGCTGGCATCAAAGTTTTTTCAAGGCAGGGACTAGATTTTCTTCTGTCAGTTCAGATATGTACTCCTCAGAGGTGCATATTCCCAGTATTACCTGAGCACTGGGGAGCCTGACCAACTTCTCAGTCCACTCTGAAGTAAGATGCAGGTGAATAGGCATAAAAGTTCAGCTTTTGAGGCATTAttatgttattaaaaatattgtccCTGATGCTCTCAGGTCCGTGGGCAATCTCAAAATTTCAGGGGGTGTCTGACAGTAATACATTGTAAACACTGAGTGCATTGCTGTGAGGAGTCTGGTACCAGAGCAGCAGCCGTATGTCATGCTGTGAACACCCAAAATCTTCCTGAGCAGTGTGGCTCTGGGCATGGGAACAACAAAGAGCCTCTCTGAATACTCTTAAGGGCTGAACagctcatttcatttttaagactGTAGCTTTCTCCTACTCCCAGCAAGCCCAGGGAGTGTGGTTCCTTGTGACAGGTCTTGATGTGACTTGCTGAAATTTCAGGCTCGAAGTCTGATCTACATTTGCAGGCTCATGCCTGGTGCCTGTGGATGGTTGCACCAGAGCAGTTGTTCTGACATAACTTTCAGTTCACTGTATGGGTTTGACTGCTACAGCTTTAATGATGTGAGCCCTAATGGCAGCATCAACTGCAGCACCAGAGAAGCAATTTCAATATGTTTATATGTTCGGGGAAAGGGAAAATTCACTACTCACATGGTGGACCTGGAACAGTCTGATTGAAGCAGTAAAAGACAGTTGTCGGAAAGAAGAATCATTGTCCATGCTGATTTTAGACAGGTGCAGCTTGAAGTAGAATTTGAGGCAGGATTTATATTGCATTGCCAATTCCAATGGAGCCACATTGGGAGTAAAGGTCTCTGAAAGAAAGACCTTTGAAGCCTTCTTTCTCAGGAAAATTCAATTTGGTCCCTTTTTATATCAGTTATAGTAGTTTAATTTGACTGAGCCAATCTTGCCAAGTCCCCATTTATTTCTGATGACAAGACTTCTCTTTCCACTAGGTGCACTCCATGGATTTTGATGACACGTGGCACCCAGCCACTCACCCATCCGGGGCTGTGCTCCCTGCTGTGATTGCACTCTCAGAggcctttcctcagaagaaaaaagtctcaGGCCTCGATCTGCTCTTGGCTTTCAACGTGGGAATTGAAGTGCAAGGCAGGCTGCTGCGTTTCTCCAGCGAAGCCAGGAATATCCCTAAAAGGTACATAGCAATGCTTCCAGCAGAAACTCGaggggaagggtttttttttcctctcttggtTTTAATACACTTAATTAAATGCCAGTTAAAATACAAATGGCACAGTTAATCGTATATTTTATGTTGTTTGTCTGGGAAGTTAGGATATAAATACACCTATATGACTCCTTATGGCTTAGCTAAGAGATTCCTTTCAGAGAGTGTTGATTAGTTTAGAAGAAGGTGATGATCTGCTGACGTTAAAAGCAGCAGTAAAAGGGCAACGTTTAACAGCAGAGGTCTCAGGCTTTCACAAATGCACATGATGGTGTCTCACTCGCAAACGGTGGCTTGAGGAAAGCCACTGTGGCATGGACCAGATGCCTTCctgctgttttctgtgtgttCCTTCTAATTTTGCAAAACTAGTTCAGAGTAACACAACTTGCCTCCCCCAATATATATAATTTGCAGACATCTATAAATAGATGAGCACACACAGCTAATTTATAGATGTCTACAAACTGAGACGCTTTTGCCAGAATTCTGTTCAGTACGCCTTGAACTATGAGCAATTCTAACATTTCAATTGCTTTCTGGAGAGGACCTATTGTAAATGTTCTTACTCCAGCTTCCTTTGCTCCTGGGGAAAAGCGACAACTGTTTCTCTTAGGACCGCACACGAATTCTGAATGTATGTTCCTTTATGGCTCAATCTGTCTTCCACAGCCACGAAAGGAAATTGCACCCTGTGTGTACAGGGAATTCAGGTGACTTGTTGAAATACGTTAATGAAGGGATTTTGCTTTCCCAGGTTTCACCCACCGACTGTGGTTGGTACAATGGGGAGTGCAGCAGCTTGTGCCAAACTGCTAGCTCTCGACCAGCTGAAATGTAAAAACGCCTTGGCTATTGCTGCCTCCTATGCAGGTGCCCCACTGGCTAATGCAGCAACCCAAACGAAGCCCCTCCATGTTGGTAACGCTGCCAAGCACGGGCTGGAAGCAGCTTGCTTAGCATCCCAGGGCCTTCAAGGAAACAAACAGATCTTGGACATGGAGTCAGGGATAGGTGCCTTTTATACAGATTACAACCCACAGACTCTGCCAGCCTTGCAGTCCTACCCATGGCTGTTGGACCAACAAGACGTGGCCATCAAACGCTTTCCCGCTCATCTTGGAACGCATTGGGTGGCTGACGCAGCAGCTTCTGTCAGGAGGAAGCTTGTCGACAGCAGCAACAACTTGCTCCCCCTCAATAAAATCGAGAAAGTCGTTCTCAGAGTCCCTGAGGTCAAATACGTGAACAGACCCAGCCCCACGTCAGAGCACGAAGCTCGACACTCCTTCCAGTTTGTtgcctgctctgctttgctggaTGGCAGCGTATCGGTCCAGTCCTTCGCCGGTGAGAACATTCACCGACCAGCCTTGCGGGAGCTCCtctccaaaacccacctggagcaCCCTACTGATAACACCCCGAGCTTTGAGAGCCTTTACTGCGAAGTGTGCGTCACGCTTCGGGGTGGCAGCACCGTCAGCGACCGCTGCGATACATTCTACGGGCATTGGAGGAAACCTCTGGAAAAGGAGGACTTGGAGAAAAAGTTTCAGTGCAATGCCTCCAGCATCTtgcctgcagaggcagcagaaggcATCATAGAGACAGTGTACAAACTGGAAAAAGTAGAGGACTGTTCTGTATTAAGTACGTTTTTATCAGGCCAGTCAGCTAGAGTGCTTTCAGAGAAGCTAAGCTTCCTCTGAGGGTTGCAGAGTGAACAGCTAGATGCTGCTCACAAACACAGAATTTGGGACAAACTCTTCTCGAGCAACTCAAGCACTTTTAAACGGGACTCCTGTAAAGCAAGAGCCACGCTCTGTCCAATATCATGGACTTTGACTAAGTAAATAATTTAGTGGTTACAAGTACAGCTCAGCCAGGCTGCACAGGCTGTCCTCTGCTGGCACAGTTGACTTCAGTTATCTTTGTATCTCCAGAGGCAGAGCACTGCTTGCATGCAACACAAacacttcctttctcttctgcccAAAAATGTCTGCGTG
Above is a window of Colius striatus isolate bColStr4 chromosome 1, bColStr4.1.hap1, whole genome shotgun sequence DNA encoding:
- the ACOD1 gene encoding cis-aconitate decarboxylase is translated as MYHSSKMWAKTITANFANVIHGLNANHLTDQVIQRSKRMILDTLGVGLLGTSTEVCHKVAQYSKIYSSDTSSTIWGHLDFRLPPLYAAFVNGVAVHSMDFDDTWHPATHPSGAVLPAVIALSEAFPQKKKVSGLDLLLAFNVGIEVQGRLLRFSSEARNIPKRFHPPTVVGTMGSAAACAKLLALDQLKCKNALAIAASYAGAPLANAATQTKPLHVGNAAKHGLEAACLASQGLQGNKQILDMESGIGAFYTDYNPQTLPALQSYPWLLDQQDVAIKRFPAHLGTHWVADAAASVRRKLVDSSNNLLPLNKIEKVVLRVPEVKYVNRPSPTSEHEARHSFQFVACSALLDGSVSVQSFAGENIHRPALRELLSKTHLEHPTDNTPSFESLYCEVCVTLRGGSTVSDRCDTFYGHWRKPLEKEDLEKKFQCNASSILPAEAAEGIIETVYKLEKVEDCSVLSTFLSGQSARVLSEKLSFL